A stretch of DNA from Dehalobacterium formicoaceticum:
AAATCACAATCAAGCACTCGGCAGATCTTAACGAGCACTTCCATGGAAACATATTCGTTATTCGAAAGTTTAGTGAGGGTGTTAGGACTGATTCCTGTAGCAAGTCGAAGATCCGTTTTTTTCATGCTTTTATCGATCAGAAGTTTAAAGAGTTTGTTGTAGCTGACATCCATAAATTCACACCTCGTTTATAAGGATTACAATACATTGCCTATCCATTCGATTATATCACGTTGAATTCGCGAATGGCAGAAAAATATATAGACATTTGCGAATTTCTCTTTGAAAATCGTTTTTTCTATATAGGATTACGATTTTAGGTGTGAACATCCATTGACAAGGCATTAAAAAAGCCGATCAGAAAGACTTCTGCCGGCATTATTGGTTTCTCGTGAGAAGCTATTATTTTCGTTCCACAAACCATTTTCCAAGGTGTGTCCCGCTGATATTTGGACTTCGCTCAAAGAAAAGATAACTCTGATGACCATTGATTTGGACTGTATAACGGTCACCTTGCCCTCCAGCTTTCAGCGCAGCTGCAGGACGGACATCCAGGATCTTTTCGATGGAATATTCACGGCCATCTTCCCAGCGGAGGCGTCTTGGGAAAAGATGTCCGTCTTCGGAGAAGGAAGCAATGACGGCAACATATACTTTAGCCTGTGAAGTCACGTGTCCTCACCTCTATCCGACAGGTGTTTAAGGAAATTGCTGTTGGACTGGATAGGAGATTCGATCTGCCAGCCTTTTCGCTTGAGAATCCGAAATTTGAAGTCAAGCAGCTCAGGAGGTACTTCCAATTCCTTGGCAACAGAGAAGAAGAAGGTGTCCTCACTGAGTAGTTCTGTGACCTCGTCATCTTCCAGCAGGTATTCGGCAGCAAACAGATTTGCTTCATACTCCATCTGGGAGGATGTATCATATAATGCAAAATCATGGAAGGCCTTCATCTTTGCGGCTTCATGATGAAGAACAGCGTGACCGATTTCATGGGCTAGGATAATCCGTTGAATTGGCTCTGGCAAGTCGCTGTTGATTGTGATGTGCTTTTTTCTTGATTGTCGCAGAAAGAACCCTTTGCAAGATTTCTCTGTACTGCCAAGCGGCATTACTTGAACGATGATCCCCATGGCTTCAGCCAGCTTCCAAGGATCTGGCTCATCATATTTTCGCATTATGCGGGATACTTCCCGGCAAATTATCTCTATCGACATGTAATCACCTTCAAATGATATAAAATCAAATACTCATCCTGCTAACGATCCCTCACTATCATTAAATCAAAGTGTCGGTACAAAAATACGGACAGTGAACGATAAAATGGTCGGCCGGTTGGAAATAAGAACGAAGAAATCCTTAATCCATTTCCTTTTTTCGGCCATAGGTTTTCCGGGCTTCTTCCTTACACTTCAAATACGCCTTCATGACGGCTTCAAAAAAAGCATCCTTGGCTTCCTGATCCAGGGCTCCGCCAGCAAACAAGGCCACATTCTGCTCAAGGAGAACATCCATTTCCTTAGCTGCCTTTGGTCCCAGCCGTTCCCGAGCTTCCTCAATGTAGGGAGCTTTTTCTATACCGTATTTCGGGTCTGTGATCTCATCATTGAGCAGATAGTCTACGGATACCTGCAGAGCTGCAGCCAGTTTTCTAGCGATATTTCCACGAGGCTTGGTGTCCGTTGTTTCGTATGCAGCAATGGATCGTTTTGAAACTCCGACAAGCTCACCCAGTTGCTGCTGATTGAGCTTCAATTCCTCCCGAGCTTCTTTGATCTTCTCTGAGAAAGTTTTCATTTCCTTGCCTCCCGTAATGAATATAACTTCGTCAACTTCATTTTTGTATTGACTATTCTTCATTATCCTGTTAATATTGAGCTACAAGATGAAGTTAACTTCATTATACCTTCGCAAACTTCATCTGTCAACGAAGAAGTTATAGAAACCTTTGGAAGGAGTGGCTTTTTATGAGTAAGGACCGCGCACTACTGCATAGCGACTTAAACAGCTTCTATGCGTCCGTAGAAATCATGCTGAATCCAACACTGCGAGATAAAGCCATCGCAGTCTGCGGATCAACAGAGGACCGCCATGGCATCGTCCTGGCCAAATCCGAAAAAGCCAAGAAAGCCGGGATCAAGACCGGCATGGTCAATTGGGAAGCCAGGCAGAAATGCCCAGGTCTCATCATGGTTCCACCGCAATATGAGCAGTATCTGAAATACTCAAAGCTTACCCGAGAGATCTATCAGCGCTATACGGATCAGGTTGAGCCCTATGGCATGGATGAATGCTGGCTGGACGTGACCGGCAGTCTAGGCGTCTGTGGAAGTGCTCTCTCCATTGCGGAGGAGATCCGGCGCACCACCCGAGAGGAGTTAGGTCTTACCGTCAGTATCGGCGTGTCCTATAACAAGATCTTCGCTAAGCTTGGCAGCGACATGAAGAAGCCTGACGCTATCACGGTCATCAATCGCTGTGACTATCAAGAGAAGGTCTGGCCGCTGCCGGTTTCTGATCTCTTCTATGTAGGACGAGCAACCGACAAGAAGCTTAGCCGTTACGGCATCAGGACCATCGGAGAACTGGCCAGGGCACCGCGAGACTTTTTGAAGAGCACCTTGGGCAAGAACGGAGAGATGCTCTGGTTCTTTGCCAACGGCGAGGACTTATCCCGAGTCATGCCAAACGACTTTCAATCACCGGTAAAATCCATCGGTCATGGCACGACCTGCATCTCAGACCTGGAAACCAATGATGAGGTTTGGAAAGTCATGCTACACCTGACCCAGGATATCAGCCATCGGCTTCGAGTCCATGACATGAAAGCTAATGGCGTCCAAATCACAGTGAAGGACAATACCCTATCCTATCGTCAATATCAGACGCAGCTGCCCATGGCGACCCAAAGCCCCATGGAGATTGCCTCAGCGGCACGGCATCTGTTTGAAAATAACTACGACTGGCATACATTTGTGCGGGCAGTAACTGTTCGCGCCATCAACCTCGAACCCAAATTCATGCCACAGCAGCTGATGCTCTTTGATGATGCTGCCAGACGGGCCAGACTTGAAAAACTGGATGATACCATCGAGACCATACGAGGTCGCTTTGGAAAATGGTCCATCTATTCAGCCTCCCTGTTAGGCAGTATGAAAACATCTGGAGACAGCAGTCATGAGGTCATCATGCCCGGCATCATGTACGCCTAGTACAGGAGGGATACCCAATGAGAACCGTCCAGATCAAATGCAATCGAGAAAGAAGACTCTTTGACACCATAGAAGGCTCAAAACTGAAGATTCTGATCAAGTGCAGCAATACAAAGGTCTGCCCCTACAAGTCTGACTGTCTGAGGACCACAGAGATCGTCCTTGGAGCAGAAAAGGAAGCCTTTGACGAATTCTACAAAGCCATCAACTGTCCCCATTGTGGGAAGCGACTTTTCGATGTCACTACTGACAGCGTAGGCATTGTCACCATCAAATGTGAGATGTGTGGAAAAGTCGCAACCATTCCGGTCATCGCAGACCAGGGATAAACTCATTATCTGATTATGGTGCACCGGCGCACTTTTCGAAGTAGCGACCACCGCACGAGCAGGTAATGAACAACTGAATATCAATCGATACCGAGCACCGGAGCCGATTCACTGAGCTACCACCGCCGGATGATTACTCAATTGAGAGGATCATCCGGCCTTTTTTATTCAGTAATCAGCTTTTTGGCAGTGCATCACCAATGACAGGCTCCCCGCCAAAAGGAGCCTGTCATGTTTATTTTTAGCCAAATGAATAGAGCTGGCTGTCTTGTCTCACCGAGATGCCGCAGCCCGCCGCCTCCTTCTTGTTCGCCGCTAACAAGCCAACAACGAGAAGGAGAATAAAAATGAAAAAGATTAATCTGCGGGAAGTATACCCGTTCTATGAGAATGACTGTTTTGTCATGGTCGATGATGAGATCGCTGAGATCTTTGAAGAATCCAAACGCAAAGAGCTGAATTATCAACGAAAGGTCTACTGGAACAAGGCTCACTACTCCTTGGATCGGGACGACGGGATCGAGCATGACGCAATTTTTGTCTCCCTGTCACCCTATGAGATCTATGAGCGGAAGATGACGAAGCAGGAGCTTCATGCTGCCATTGCCAAGCTGCCGGATATCCAGGCCAAACGAATCTATGCCTACTACTTTCTGGAGATGAGCAAGACTGAGATTGCCCAAGCAGAAGGCGTCAGTGTTATGGCTGTCTGCAAGTCCATTAGCCAAGGACTGAAGACTTTAGAAAAAGAATTGAAAAATTTTGAGGAATAGGGTTTATAAATGACCTTCAAATCTCATGGCTTAT
This window harbors:
- a CDS encoding DNA polymerase Y family protein; amino-acid sequence: MLNPTLRDKAIAVCGSTEDRHGIVLAKSEKAKKAGIKTGMVNWEARQKCPGLIMVPPQYEQYLKYSKLTREIYQRYTDQVEPYGMDECWLDVTGSLGVCGSALSIAEEIRRTTREELGLTVSIGVSYNKIFAKLGSDMKKPDAITVINRCDYQEKVWPLPVSDLFYVGRATDKKLSRYGIRTIGELARAPRDFLKSTLGKNGEMLWFFANGEDLSRVMPNDFQSPVKSIGHGTTCISDLETNDEVWKVMLHLTQDISHRLRVHDMKANGVQITVKDNTLSYRQYQTQLPMATQSPMEIASAARHLFENNYDWHTFVRAVTVRAINLEPKFMPQQLMLFDDAARRARLEKLDDTIETIRGRFGKWSIYSASLLGSMKTSGDSSHEVIMPGIMYA
- a CDS encoding helix-turn-helix transcriptional regulator, which encodes MKTFSEKIKEAREELKLNQQQLGELVGVSKRSIAAYETTDTKPRGNIARKLAAALQVSVDYLLNDEITDPKYGIEKAPYIEEARERLGPKAAKEMDVLLEQNVALFAGGALDQEAKDAFFEAVMKAYLKCKEEARKTYGRKKEMD
- a CDS encoding sigma-70 family RNA polymerase sigma factor; the encoded protein is MKKINLREVYPFYENDCFVMVDDEIAEIFEESKRKELNYQRKVYWNKAHYSLDRDDGIEHDAIFVSLSPYEIYERKMTKQELHAAIAKLPDIQAKRIYAYYFLEMSKTEIAQAEGVSVMAVCKSISQGLKTLEKELKNFEE
- a CDS encoding helix-turn-helix domain-containing protein, whose product is MDVSYNKLFKLLIDKSMKKTDLRLATGISPNTLTKLSNNEYVSMEVLVKICRVLDCDFGDIMEIVPTQK
- a CDS encoding ImmA/IrrE family metallo-endopeptidase: MRKYDEPDPWKLAEAMGIIVQVMPLGSTEKSCKGFFLRQSRKKHITINSDLPEPIQRIILAHEIGHAVLHHEAAKMKAFHDFALYDTSSQMEYEANLFAAEYLLEDDEVTELLSEDTFFFSVAKELEVPPELLDFKFRILKRKGWQIESPIQSNSNFLKHLSDRGEDT